The DNA region AGTTTCTACAGGGGCCAAACAATCTATTGCCAACGCGGCTTTGGTATTGCTAAATCCTGGTGATGAGGTTTTATTGCCTGCTCCCTATTGGGTAAGTTATTCGGCCATTGCAACTCTGGCAGAAGCTACCTATAGAGAAATTCCTTCGAGCATTGAAACCGATTTTAAAATTACACCTGAGCAGTTAGAAGCGGCAATTACACCAAAAACAAAATTGATATTTTTCAATTCTCCAAACAACCCAAGTGGTACCGTTTATACCGAAAACGAGTACAGGGCATTTGCTAAAATATTAGAAAAACACCCTAATATTTATATCTTATCAGATGAGATTTACGAACATATAAATTATGGTCAACCTAATTTTAGCTTTGCCAATATTGATAGCATGTACGATAGAACCATTACCGTAAATGGTGTGGCCAAAGCATTTGCCATGACCGGATGGAGAATTGGTTATATGGGAGCTCCAGAATGGATAGCAAAAGCCTGTAATAAAATGCAAGGACAAGTAACCTCTGGGGCAAATTGTATTGCACAACGTGCAACAATTGCGGCCTTGGATGCCCCTGTTTCTAAAATTCAGTTTATGGTCGATGAGTTTCACAAAAGACGAGATTTGGTATTAGACCTACTATCAGAAATAGAGGGCATTAAGACCAACACACCAAAAGGAGCTTTCTATGTTTTTCCCGATGTATCTTCCTATTTTGGTAAAACCATAGATGGTGTAACCATTAACAATGCTGGAGATTTTTCCATGCTACTTTTAGAAAAGGCAAATGTTGCC from Aureibaculum sp. 2308TA14-22 includes:
- a CDS encoding pyridoxal phosphate-dependent aminotransferase, which translates into the protein MMQQLSDRINNLPVSETLAMAAKARELKAEGKDIISLSLGEPDFNTPDFIKEAAKQAIDDNYNSYTPVNGYLELREAICRKFKRDNNLTYNPNQIVVSTGAKQSIANAALVLLNPGDEVLLPAPYWVSYSAIATLAEATYREIPSSIETDFKITPEQLEAAITPKTKLIFFNSPNNPSGTVYTENEYRAFAKILEKHPNIYILSDEIYEHINYGQPNFSFANIDSMYDRTITVNGVAKAFAMTGWRIGYMGAPEWIAKACNKMQGQVTSGANCIAQRATIAALDAPVSKIQFMVDEFHKRRDLVLDLLSEIEGIKTNTPKGAFYVFPDVSSYFGKTIDGVTINNAGDFSMLLLEKANVATVTGGAFGAPNCIRLSYAASTEELKEAFKRIKNILN